The sequence ACAGCGTCCATCGACCGTATCGAAGAAACCGTGTCGACAGCCATTAGTTTCGCCGTCTTCGTCTCGATTCCGGCGATTATCGGATCGATGCTCTACTCGACCGAGATTCTGCGCTACATCTTCGGTCCCGAGTACACCATCGCCTCGATGGTGCTCGTCATCCTCATGATAGAGAAACTGTTCCAGTCGTTCAACGACATCGTCGGCGACTCCGTCCGCGCCATCGACCGTCCGGATCTCGCTGCGAGAGCGACGGTCGTCTCGGTCGGAATCAACTTGATTCTCAACCCGGTGCTCATCGTCTCTATCGGATTCGTCGGTGCCGCCATCGCGACGACCGTCTCGTGGATGGTGAACACGGTGCTCCACACGAAGTACCTCTCGCAGTACATCACTATCGACATCCCGTACAGACTCGTCGGCTGGTACGCCGTGATGTCGGTCGTTATGGGCGGGATTCTGCTCGGTGTGAAATCGGTGCTCCCCGTTACCGGCCTCGTACTCCTAATCGCACAGGTCGGACTCGGTACAACCATCTACCTCGTCGCATCGGTCGTCGTCCCGGACGTGCGAAGACAGATCGTTCTCCCAGGGTTGCGGGTCATCGGTTCGCAGGTCTATTGGCGCTGACGTTCCTGGCGCTCGTCTCATCTCTGAGATATGATAGTCAACTGAAAATGACGTACCGGCGGAAATGAGAGAAATTATATGTGAATCAATCTGGTAAATATCTTGAATTTGGGCTGTCACGTTGTTTCGCCTTTGGTAGCTCGTTTACCAGTCCGGAAACCGTCACAGCCGAACTCTACCCATGTCACGAAACATTACACAAACCTCACAGAGGGAGATGCCCGTTGAGTGGAGTCCAAAAGCGATAGTGACGCTCATCGCCGGACTGCTCGTCGTGTTCTGGGGGAGCACGCTCGTTTCCACGTCATCGGGGATACTGCTCGGTGTTCGGGTACTCGCCGCGAGCGCACTGTACCTCTTTCTCCCCGGCGCACTGTTGGTACGGCTTCTCAACCTCCGAATCGGGTCGTTCGGTCCGTTCACTATCCTCTCCGTTGGACTGAGTTTCACCCTCTTGGCCCTGGTTACCGTCCTCTCCAGCGTCGTGTTCCCGATTTTCGGTGTCGGCGCGCCTCTCGGGTTCGTCCCGCTCGCGCTCACACTCACGCTGGTCATCGTGGGCCTCGCAGTTCTCGTCTCCTCGACGGAGACGACGCTCCCTCACCTCCACTACGAGTTGGACGTCTCACCGTGGGTTCTGGCGCTCGTCGCGTTTCTCCCGGGTGTCGCCGCAGTTGCCGCCATCGTGATGAACCAGTTCGGGTCCAACGTCGGTATGTACGTGTTCGTCGTCGCGACGGCGACCATCGTGGGACTCGCTTTCCTTCAGCTCATCCCACAGCAGCTCTATCCGTTCACCATCTTCGCCGTCTCAGTGTCGATGCTCCTACACCGGAACTTGCTGAGCGAGCACGTCATCGGCGCCGACATACAGAGCATGTTCTACACTGCGACGGTCGTCGGCAACACGCAGATTTGGAGTCCGGCCATCGGTGGGTCGTCGCTCGCCGTTCCGATGGTGAGCGCCGTTCCTGCCGCAGTGACGGTTCTCACCGGTATCGAACTGACGACGACGTACAAAGTGGTCTACGTCCTCCTGTTCGCGCTCGCTCCAGTCGGACTGTTCTATCTCACGCGCGAGATTTTCGACACCGACATCGCACTATACGGCAGTCTCCTCTTCACATTCTACCACCTCTCGTTCTACTTCACGCCCGACAAGCAGTTGGTCGCCGAACTGTTCGTAGTCGCGCTATTGCTCGTGTACTTCGGGACGTACTTCGAGACGCCCGGAAGCAAACTCGCGGGCGTACTGTTCACTGTCGGCCTCGTCTACAGTCACTACGGGGTGGCCTACGTGTTCGGTTTCGCGCTTCTGGCCGCAGTCGTCGGTCTGTTCGTGGTACAACGTATCGTCGGAGACGTCGAGCATCGGCTCTCGCTTTCGTACCCCGTTCTACTGTTAGTCGGTGCGACAGCGTGGTACGCATACTCGTCGCCGGAACTCATCGCCACGCTCCAGTCGGTCCCCCTGAGTCTCGCCGACCAAGTGGTGACGCTCCTTCAGACGGGCCTCGTGGAGGGTTCGGGCGGGAGCTACGTCTCCGAGGGCTCCGGGACGCTCGACGACATGCATCTCGCACTCTACATTCTCCTCACGGTGTTCCTCGGCGTCGGATTAGCGTGGCAGGTACTCACTCAACTGTACGAAATCCGCACCGGACAGTCACCCGCGTACGTCGAGTACACCGCGCTGGCGATACCGCTGTTCGTCTTCCTCGGGTCGTCGTACTTCTTCACGCTCAATCTCTGGGCCGACAGAGCCTATCAGATGGTGCTAATCGTTCTCGCCCCGTTCATGCCCATCGGCTACCGAATGCTCGCAGAGAAGATGGGTGTGGTAATTCGTCGTATCACGCCACAGAGCGTCGTTCCAGAAGGAACGAGTTGGGCGGTGCTAGCTGTCCTCCTCGTCGTCCTCTTGGGGTTCAACTCCGGGTTCCTGTTCGCGGCTATCGGGACCTCCCACAGCGCGACGTTCAACGGCGACGCACACGACTACGTCTTCGAA is a genomic window of Haloprofundus halophilus containing:
- a CDS encoding DUF2206 domain-containing protein gives rise to the protein MTLIAGLLVVFWGSTLVSTSSGILLGVRVLAASALYLFLPGALLVRLLNLRIGSFGPFTILSVGLSFTLLALVTVLSSVVFPIFGVGAPLGFVPLALTLTLVIVGLAVLVSSTETTLPHLHYELDVSPWVLALVAFLPGVAAVAAIVMNQFGSNVGMYVFVVATATIVGLAFLQLIPQQLYPFTIFAVSVSMLLHRNLLSEHVIGADIQSMFYTATVVGNTQIWSPAIGGSSLAVPMVSAVPAAVTVLTGIELTTTYKVVYVLLFALAPVGLFYLTREIFDTDIALYGSLLFTFYHLSFYFTPDKQLVAELFVVALLLVYFGTYFETPGSKLAGVLFTVGLVYSHYGVAYVFGFALLAAVVGLFVVQRIVGDVEHRLSLSYPVLLLVGATAWYAYSSPELIATLQSVPLSLADQVVTLLQTGLVEGSGGSYVSEGSGTLDDMHLALYILLTVFLGVGLAWQVLTQLYEIRTGQSPAYVEYTALAIPLFVFLGSSYFFTLNLWADRAYQMVLIVLAPFMPIGYRMLAEKMGVVIRRITPQSVVPEGTSWAVLAVLLVVLLGFNSGFLFAAIGTSHSATFNGDAHDYVFENDERAGAEWLIANTNVSETDAYQPRDGNSAREIPIFTDTVTSQMLRSELPESYYNTETRQFKNEWSPQFEIENIDRGYVYIRERGVSETNTDVPTSRLSSDNETEITSTHNVVYNNGAATVVSVRPAAFADGTVAQNETTANGTTQQRLALANGDSAEAPKQTVHDASAWDR